A section of the bacterium genome encodes:
- a CDS encoding T9SS type A sorting domain-containing protein, with the protein NPSKGQTTFKYQLPKATNVCLTVYNVAGQTVKRFDMGTKPAGYHTINWNANQMAAGVYLYRLQAGDFSSTKKLMIVR; encoded by the coding sequence AATCCTTCCAAGGGTCAGACCACCTTCAAGTACCAACTGCCGAAAGCTACTAACGTATGCCTTACAGTCTACAATGTGGCCGGGCAGACGGTGAAGCGGTTCGATATGGGAACAAAACCTGCCGGTTACCACACCATCAACTGGAATGCAAACCAAATGGCGGCCGGGGTATACCTTTACCGGTTGCAGGCCGGCGACTTTAGTTCCACTAAGAAGCTGATGATAGTCAGGTAA